In Panthera uncia isolate 11264 unplaced genomic scaffold, Puncia_PCG_1.0 HiC_scaffold_1891, whole genome shotgun sequence, one genomic interval encodes:
- the LOC125917468 gene encoding MORF4 family-associated protein 1: MRPLDVVELAEPEEVEVLEPEEDFEQFLLPVINEMREDIAALTREHGRAYMRNRSKLWEMDNMLIQIKTQVEASEESALNHLQNPDDGVEGRGTKRCEKAEEKAKEIAKMAEMLVELVRRIERSESS, encoded by the coding sequence ATGCGGCCCTTGGACGTCGTCGAGCTGGCAGAGCCGGAGGAGGTGGAGGTGCTGGAGCCCGAGGAGGATTTCGAGCAGTTCCTGCTGCCCGTCATCAACGAGATGCGGGAGGACATCGCAGCGCTGACCCGGGAGCACGGCCGGGCGTACATGCGGAACCGGAGCAAGCTGTGGGAGATGGACAATATGCTCATCCAAATCAAAACGCAGGTGGAGGCCTCGGAGGAGAGCGCCCTGAACCATCTTCAGAATCCCGACGATGGAGTCGAGGGCAGAGGGACCAAACGGTGCGAGAAGGCGGAGGAGAAGGCCAAGGAGATCGCGAAGATGGCAGAGATGTTGGTGGAGCTGGTCCGGCGGATAGAGAGAAGCGAATCGTCGTGA
- the LOC125917470 gene encoding biogenesis of lysosome-related organelles complex 1 subunit 4-like — translation MEGLPADRGLPPEGPGAEEAELQGAVWSGDSGNVSQSHSSASGPWEDEGPESGAPGRDLPLLRRAAAGYAACLLPGAGARPEVEALDASLEDLLTRVDEFVGMLDMLRGDSSHVVSEGVPRIYAKATEMRQVYSKIDRLEAFVAMIGAIVARMEEQVARAEAELGAFPSAFRKLLHTITGPSFFSKAPSGRPQQSGYEPPVLFRTEDHFPCCSERPQI, via the coding sequence ATGGAGGGGCTTCCAGCCGACCGTGGGCTGCCGCCCGAGGGGCCGGGGGCAGAGGAGGCCGAGCTGCAGGGAGCTGTCTGGAGCGGGGACAGCGGCAACGTGTCCCAGAGCCACAGCAGCGCCTCGGGGCCGTGGGAGGATGAGGGCCCAGAGTCGGGCGCGCCGGGCCGCGACCTGCCGCTGCTGCGCCGCGCCGCCGCGGGCTACGCCGCCTGCCTGCTGCCCGGAGCCGGGGCGCGGCCCGAGGTCGAGGCCCTGGACGCCAGCCTGGAGGACCTGCTCACCAGAGTGGACGAGTTCGTGGGTATGCTGGACATGCTGCGCGGGGACTCCTCCCACGTCGTCAGCGAGGGCGTGCCTCGCATCTACGCGAAGGCCACCGAGATGCGGCAGGTCTACAGCAAGATCGACCGCCTCGAGGCCTTCGTGGCGATGATCGGCGCCATCGTGGCCAGGATGGAGGAGCAGGTCGCCAGGGCGGAGGCCGAGCTGGGCGCTTTCCCCAGCGCGTTCAGGAAACTGCTGCACACGATTACCGGGCCCTCCTTCTTCAGCAAGGCGCCCTCCGGCCGGCCCCAGCAGAGCGGCTACGAACCCCCCGTCCTGTTTCGGACCGAGGACCACTTTCCCTGTTGCAGCGAGAGACCTCAGATCTGA